A region from the Bacillota bacterium genome encodes:
- the rsgA gene encoding ribosome small subunit-dependent GTPase A gives MDLTIKNLGLQDRFAQEASLYGGLFLARIVSQSKDLYRAVTEKGEVFAQVSGKLRYEAQDLSDFPAVGDFVMLDRECGESGNAVILHVLRRKTVFERKAAGTALDVQVVAANIDVVFICMSLNNDFNLRRLERYISIAWDSRALPVVILTKSDLCADSEDKISKVLCSAPGVDVLTVSALTADGLEPLKSYMKPGATIAFIGSSGVGKSTIINHLSGGEVVTTGEIGSNDKGRHTTTQRQLLLLPGGCIVIDTPGMRELGVESADLGKAFTDIETLSAKCRFKDCSHQSEPGCAVKAAIEAGNLSEERLGNYLKLKKEVKYDRLNSRQIENEKINSMFSGKNEMKKMRKIAKDKNNRRHY, from the coding sequence TTGGATTTAACAATAAAAAATTTGGGTCTTCAGGACAGATTCGCACAAGAGGCTTCATTGTACGGCGGCCTTTTCCTCGCAAGGATAGTTTCACAGTCTAAAGACCTCTATAGAGCCGTGACCGAAAAGGGTGAGGTGTTTGCACAAGTTTCGGGCAAATTAAGGTATGAAGCACAGGATCTTAGCGATTTTCCGGCGGTGGGCGATTTTGTAATGCTTGACAGGGAGTGTGGCGAATCTGGCAATGCCGTCATTTTGCATGTGCTGAGGAGAAAAACGGTTTTCGAGCGGAAAGCCGCCGGAACCGCTCTGGATGTGCAGGTAGTTGCCGCTAATATAGACGTGGTTTTTATTTGCATGTCTCTAAATAATGATTTTAACCTGCGCCGCCTCGAGCGCTATATTTCGATTGCGTGGGACAGCAGAGCTTTGCCTGTCGTCATCCTTACAAAGTCTGATCTCTGCGCCGATTCAGAGGATAAAATATCAAAGGTCTTGTGCTCGGCACCGGGTGTGGATGTATTGACCGTGTCAGCGCTGACGGCGGATGGCCTAGAGCCTTTAAAAAGCTATATGAAACCGGGTGCGACGATCGCCTTTATCGGGTCGTCGGGCGTTGGAAAGTCAACGATAATAAACCATCTATCGGGCGGTGAGGTCGTGACAACCGGTGAGATCGGATCAAACGACAAGGGCAGGCATACGACTACGCAAAGACAGCTATTGCTGCTTCCCGGCGGCTGTATCGTTATCGATACACCGGGCATGCGTGAGCTTGGCGTCGAAAGCGCCGATCTCGGGAAGGCTTTTACAGACATCGAAACGCTTTCGGCAAAATGCAGGTTTAAAGACTGCTCGCACCAAAGCGAACCGGGATGTGCCGTCAAGGCCGCAATTGAGGCTGGAAATTTGTCGGAGGAGAGGCTTGGCAATTACCTCAAACTCAAAAAAGAGGTTAAGTATGACCGGCTTAACTCAAGACAGATAGAAAATGAAAAGATAAACTCGATGTTCAGCGGCAAAAATGAGATGAAAAAGATGAGAAAAATCGCAAAGGATAAAAATAACAGAAGACATTATTGA
- a CDS encoding amidase domain-containing protein: MFYDREKAVEYAHNWAFSRNPNYFSFTGIGGDCTNFISQCIHAGGAPMNYAPTYGWYYISPTNRAPAWTGVQFLYNFLTRTSGRGPFGKGVPIDKIEIGDIIQLSFDGVTYEHSLLVVERGIVPSPDNILIATHTDDSDYRPLSTYSVKQRRYIHIEGTRFS; the protein is encoded by the coding sequence ATGTTTTATGACCGTGAAAAAGCGGTGGAATACGCGCACAATTGGGCGTTTTCGCGCAACCCTAATTATTTCAGTTTCACCGGCATAGGCGGCGACTGCACAAATTTCATATCTCAGTGCATACATGCCGGCGGCGCACCGATGAACTACGCCCCGACCTACGGCTGGTATTACATAAGTCCCACCAACCGCGCGCCCGCGTGGACAGGGGTGCAGTTTTTGTATAATTTTCTGACCCGCACCAGTGGACGAGGTCCGTTCGGCAAAGGCGTTCCGATCGACAAGATCGAAATAGGCGATATTATTCAGCTTTCCTTTGATGGGGTCACTTATGAGCACAGCCTGCTTGTCGTCGAGCGGGGCATAGTTCCAAGCCCTGACAATATACTAATAGCGACGCATACAGACGACAGCGATTACCGCCCGCTTTCTACCTACAGTGTCAAACAGCGAAGATATATACATATTGAGGGCACGCGTTTTTCATAA
- a CDS encoding YgiQ family radical SAM protein, which produces MNLKTDLTKKGFLPMTRRELDEKGIKQPDFICVTGDAYVDHPSFGFAIITRVLEAAGYSVAVLAQPNMHDEKNSFTQLEMPKYGFFVTGGNIDSMVAHYSVSKHKRREDSYSPGGKTGKRPDRAVTAYCKALRKYYPNVPIVIGGLEASLRRFAHYDYWADSLMPSVLIDSGADILIYGMGELQTVEIADRLSKGDVSSITDVRGTCVRVKKRDEEGIVCPSLEEVTSSKRSYAESVKIQYQEQDPVTGKVIYQKHGDIFVKQNKPMPPLTTEQFDAVYELPFMNTYHPSYEKDGGVPAIEEVEFSMIHNRGCFGACNFCALTFHQGRRVTSRSKQSLVDEAVRMTKNPRFKGYIHDVGGPTANFRHSACKKQETLGACKDKRCLAPVPCKALEVDHSEYLDILKTLRELPKVKKVFIRSGIRFDYLMLDKDNEFFRELVKNHISGQLKVAPEHVRKNVLNAMGKPPVDVFDHFCELYTKFNREYKKDQYLVPYLMSSHPGSTLEDALALALYLKRTGLRPEQVQDFYPTPGTISTCMFYTGIDPITGKHIYVPKNPKEKEMQRALLQYYRPSNYSLVREALKKIGRDDLIGYGQNMLVPPSGAARQHPHQNPHQNGQRRIKRR; this is translated from the coding sequence ATGAATCTCAAGACGGACTTGACAAAAAAAGGTTTTCTGCCCATGACAAGGCGAGAGCTCGATGAAAAAGGAATAAAACAGCCCGATTTTATATGTGTAACGGGGGATGCGTACGTCGACCATCCCTCGTTCGGTTTTGCTATCATAACCCGTGTGCTGGAAGCGGCGGGGTACAGCGTCGCCGTTTTGGCGCAGCCGAATATGCATGACGAAAAAAACAGTTTTACGCAGCTAGAAATGCCGAAATACGGCTTTTTTGTAACAGGCGGCAATATAGACTCGATGGTCGCCCATTACAGCGTTTCAAAGCACAAAAGAAGAGAGGACTCGTATTCCCCCGGCGGTAAAACGGGCAAGCGCCCTGACCGTGCCGTAACGGCATATTGCAAGGCTTTAAGAAAATACTATCCGAATGTCCCGATTGTGATAGGCGGGCTTGAGGCTTCGCTTCGCCGTTTTGCGCATTATGACTACTGGGCGGATTCCCTGATGCCGTCTGTGCTTATCGACAGCGGCGCGGATATTTTGATTTACGGCATGGGCGAACTTCAGACTGTCGAAATCGCGGACAGGCTTTCAAAGGGCGATGTTTCAAGCATCACTGACGTGCGCGGCACATGTGTACGTGTGAAAAAGCGTGATGAAGAGGGTATTGTCTGCCCATCCCTTGAAGAGGTCACCTCTTCAAAACGAAGCTATGCCGAAAGCGTTAAGATTCAGTATCAGGAGCAGGACCCGGTCACAGGAAAAGTGATCTATCAAAAGCACGGAGATATATTTGTTAAGCAGAACAAGCCGATGCCTCCCCTTACGACAGAGCAGTTCGACGCTGTTTATGAGCTTCCGTTTATGAACACCTACCATCCGTCCTACGAAAAAGATGGCGGCGTTCCGGCAATAGAAGAAGTTGAATTTTCCATGATTCACAACCGCGGCTGTTTTGGCGCATGCAATTTCTGCGCGCTGACCTTCCATCAGGGCAGGAGAGTGACGAGCCGCAGCAAGCAGTCCTTAGTCGACGAAGCGGTAAGGATGACGAAAAATCCCCGGTTCAAGGGATATATCCACGACGTCGGCGGTCCGACGGCGAATTTCAGACATTCGGCGTGCAAAAAGCAGGAGACCCTTGGCGCCTGCAAGGACAAAAGATGCCTCGCTCCCGTGCCGTGTAAGGCGCTTGAGGTCGACCATTCGGAATATCTTGATATTCTAAAGACTTTAAGAGAACTGCCTAAGGTCAAAAAGGTGTTTATACGAAGCGGGATAAGATTTGATTATCTCATGCTTGATAAAGACAATGAATTTTTCAGAGAGCTGGTTAAAAATCATATAAGCGGTCAGCTCAAAGTGGCGCCCGAGCATGTTCGCAAAAACGTGCTAAATGCTATGGGGAAGCCGCCTGTCGACGTGTTCGACCATTTCTGCGAGCTGTATACGAAATTCAACCGTGAATATAAAAAAGACCAGTATCTAGTACCATACCTCATGTCTTCGCATCCGGGCAGTACACTTGAAGATGCGCTTGCCCTTGCGCTTTATTTAAAACGCACAGGGCTTCGCCCAGAGCAGGTACAGGATTTTTACCCGACGCCTGGAACAATATCGACATGCATGTTTTACACCGGCATTGATCCAATAACCGGAAAGCATATATACGTTCCGAAAAACCCGAAGGAAAAGGAGATGCAGCGCGCCCTCCTGCAGTATTACAGGCCGTCAAACTATTCGCTTGTTAGAGAGGCTCTTAAAAAGATCGGCAGAGACGATCTGATAGGATATGGTCAGAACATGCTGGTTCCGCCATCCGGGGCGGCACGGCAGCATCCCCATCAGAATCCCCACCAAAACGGGCAAAGACGTATTAAACGAAGATAA
- a CDS encoding heavy metal translocating P-type ATPase: MLESKEETCVIHQHCGCSACACELEPEEEKDEGQDKKEFLTLCISAVLFLTAMVLKPYYSFHLPVFLALYIVTGAEPIINMTKSIRRGNLFDENTLMVVATIGAFATGEYAEGVAIMLFYRVGEYLQEAAVRRSRKSIKSLVSLKPDYANIMENGKMVRVDPENVQVGDIIIVNPGEKVPLDGRVVKGISNLNTSALTGESLPAPVSEGDGIYAGSLNIDGVIEVEVTKPFAESTVSKIMELVENASRKKAPQEKFITKFARFYTPAVVGVAALIAFAAPLFDNFDFGTWIYRALVFLVVSCPCALVISIPLGFFGGVGAAARRGVLVKGSTYLDSLRMVKTVVFDKTGTLTTGSFTIDKIISDGMESGELLFYAAAAESHSSHPVAKAIAAGYGKEIQEDAVENIAEVPGCGVRATVNGRQVAAGNKRLISGIPEGVLNEKMPATTVFVSVDGVYCGRIDIKDTIKSNAEKTIEELKSAGIDVVMLTGDNGHTAAEVAAKLGITRFYHSLLPQGKVQKLEEEKNSANGLVAFVGDGINDTPVLAAADVGIAMGALGSDSAIEAADIVIMDDDISRINTAVKTGRRTIHIINQNIYLALGVKLLVMLLSVFGDASMWAAVFADVGVALIAILNSMRLIWKRSN, translated from the coding sequence ATGTTGGAATCAAAGGAGGAGACCTGCGTAATTCACCAGCACTGCGGGTGCAGCGCGTGCGCCTGCGAATTGGAACCCGAAGAAGAGAAGGACGAGGGACAGGATAAAAAGGAATTTCTTACGCTCTGCATATCGGCAGTATTGTTTCTTACCGCGATGGTTTTAAAGCCGTATTATAGTTTTCACCTGCCGGTTTTTCTTGCTTTATATATAGTCACAGGCGCTGAGCCGATAATCAATATGACGAAAAGCATAAGAAGAGGGAACCTTTTCGATGAAAATACGCTGATGGTGGTTGCCACGATAGGTGCGTTTGCGACAGGCGAATATGCAGAGGGCGTTGCCATCATGCTGTTCTACCGAGTCGGCGAATATCTGCAGGAGGCAGCGGTGCGCCGTTCGAGAAAGTCGATAAAGTCGCTCGTGAGCCTTAAGCCAGACTACGCGAATATTATGGAAAACGGAAAAATGGTAAGGGTTGATCCCGAAAACGTGCAGGTGGGGGATATAATAATAGTAAACCCCGGCGAAAAGGTGCCGCTTGACGGAAGGGTGGTCAAAGGGATTTCTAACCTCAACACCTCTGCGCTTACCGGCGAATCTCTCCCGGCTCCCGTTTCGGAAGGGGACGGGATATACGCCGGAAGCCTGAACATAGACGGGGTAATCGAGGTCGAGGTCACAAAGCCGTTTGCCGAATCGACTGTTTCAAAAATAATGGAGCTTGTCGAAAACGCGAGCCGCAAAAAGGCGCCGCAGGAAAAATTTATTACAAAATTTGCCCGTTTCTATACTCCGGCAGTCGTAGGTGTCGCCGCCCTCATTGCTTTTGCGGCGCCACTCTTCGATAATTTTGATTTTGGCACATGGATATACAGGGCGCTCGTATTTCTGGTCGTGTCATGTCCCTGCGCGCTAGTCATTTCCATTCCGCTCGGATTCTTCGGCGGGGTCGGGGCGGCGGCAAGGAGAGGCGTTTTGGTAAAGGGCAGCACTTATCTAGACAGTCTGCGCATGGTTAAAACCGTTGTTTTCGATAAGACGGGAACGCTTACGACCGGCAGCTTTACAATAGACAAAATAATTTCCGATGGCATGGAGAGCGGCGAGCTTTTGTTTTATGCGGCGGCTGCCGAAAGCCATTCATCCCACCCTGTCGCAAAGGCTATAGCGGCGGGTTACGGCAAGGAGATACAGGAGGATGCAGTCGAAAATATAGCCGAGGTGCCGGGGTGCGGTGTCAGGGCGACGGTAAACGGAAGACAGGTCGCCGCTGGCAACAAAAGGCTTATTTCGGGTATACCGGAGGGCGTTTTAAACGAAAAAATGCCGGCAACGACAGTTTTTGTTTCCGTTGACGGGGTATACTGTGGTAGAATAGATATTAAAGACACAATAAAAAGCAATGCTGAAAAGACGATAGAAGAGCTTAAAAGCGCAGGGATAGACGTTGTGATGCTTACAGGCGACAACGGACATACAGCGGCCGAGGTGGCAGCAAAGCTTGGTATAACAAGGTTTTACCACTCGCTGCTTCCACAGGGTAAGGTGCAAAAGCTTGAAGAAGAAAAGAATTCGGCAAATGGTCTTGTCGCTTTTGTCGGCGACGGTATCAACGACACGCCGGTTCTGGCGGCTGCCGATGTCGGGATTGCGATGGGCGCGCTCGGCTCGGACAGTGCAATCGAGGCCGCGGACATCGTGATAATGGACGATGATATCTCAAGGATCAACACCGCTGTCAAAACAGGCAGGAGAACTATTCATATCATCAATCAGAATATTTATCTCGCACTCGGCGTGAAACTGCTTGTGATGCTGCTGAGCGTATTTGGAGATGCAAGCATGTGGGCAGCGGTATTTGCCGACGTGGGAGTTGCGCTTATCGCTATCCTGAATTCTATGCGTCTAATTTGGAAAAGGAGTAACTGA
- a CDS encoding metalloregulator ArsR/SmtB family transcription factor produces the protein MNNYSYVCERREDMQNYLEENKINKIMDEMPDEEELYDLAELFKVFGDSTRIRIIQTLFLSEMAVGEMAAALQMTQSAISHQLRVLKQAKLVKYRKVGKVAYYSLSDDHVKQIFDQGLSHIQE, from the coding sequence ATGAACAATTATTCATACGTTTGCGAAAGGCGTGAAGATATGCAGAATTATTTAGAGGAAAACAAGATCAATAAGATTATGGATGAAATGCCCGATGAGGAGGAGCTGTACGACCTTGCAGAGCTTTTCAAGGTTTTTGGCGATTCGACCCGGATACGTATAATCCAGACATTGTTTTTATCTGAGATGGCGGTCGGCGAGATGGCGGCGGCGCTTCAGATGACCCAGTCGGCGATCTCCCATCAGCTTCGCGTTTTGAAACAGGCTAAGCTTGTAAAATACCGCAAGGTCGGAAAAGTGGCATACTACTCTCTTTCCGACGATCACGTAAAACAGATATTCGATCAGGGGCTTAGCCACATACAGGAATAG
- a CDS encoding AzlC family ABC transporter permease, producing MVRRAFSAAFVTTIPVMLGYLSIGIAFGLMIQSIGYDFLWAAMMSIVIYAGSMQYVAVDLLHRGAGYIEVAIMTFLVQARHIVYGLSLIEKFKKVGRKKFYMIFALTDETYALLSSAKAPEGINEQIYYFAIALLDHCYWITGGVIGALAGSLINFNIKGVDFAMTALFIVIATEQWLTSKSHASAFIGGGCAAAALILFGANNMLIPAMIAMTVILLSFSKKLDVLYALEPAKEKED from the coding sequence ATGGTAAGGCGTGCATTTTCAGCTGCTTTTGTAACAACCATACCCGTAATGCTTGGTTACCTGTCCATCGGGATAGCATTTGGCTTGATGATTCAGTCAATCGGATATGATTTTTTATGGGCCGCTATGATGAGTATTGTGATCTATGCGGGCTCGATGCAATATGTCGCAGTCGATCTTCTGCATCGGGGCGCAGGATATATTGAAGTAGCAATAATGACTTTTCTGGTTCAGGCAAGGCATATTGTCTACGGTCTTTCTCTAATTGAAAAATTTAAAAAAGTCGGCAGGAAAAAATTTTATATGATCTTTGCCCTCACCGACGAAACATATGCTTTGTTATCCTCTGCAAAAGCGCCGGAGGGTATTAACGAACAAATATATTACTTCGCGATTGCCCTGCTCGATCACTGCTATTGGATAACCGGCGGTGTTATCGGGGCGCTTGCTGGTTCGCTTATTAATTTTAATATCAAGGGCGTCGATTTTGCAATGACGGCGCTTTTCATAGTCATTGCAACCGAACAGTGGCTGACAAGTAAATCGCACGCTTCCGCATTTATAGGCGGCGGATGCGCAGCGGCGGCCCTCATCCTTTTCGGAGCAAACAATATGCTTATTCCGGCAATGATAGCAATGACGGTCATCCTGCTTTCTTTCAGCAAAAAGCTTGACGTTCTGTATGCATTAGAACCGGCGAAAGAAAAGGAGGATTAG
- a CDS encoding AzlD domain-containing protein has protein sequence MPTIPTSQALIIIAIISIITISTRALPFILFDRRATPKIVLYLGKVMPTAIIAMLIVYCLKNVTPMSYPYGLPELIAGVVVVALHIWKRSNLLSIFGGTALYMFLVQVVFK, from the coding sequence GTGCCAACAATACCGACATCTCAGGCGCTTATAATCATTGCAATCATCTCAATAATTACTATATCAACAAGGGCATTGCCTTTTATCCTGTTCGACCGGCGGGCTACCCCCAAAATCGTGCTGTATCTCGGAAAAGTAATGCCTACAGCGATTATTGCAATGCTTATAGTATATTGTCTTAAAAATGTGACTCCAATGTCCTACCCCTACGGACTGCCGGAACTTATCGCGGGAGTTGTCGTCGTCGCCTTACATATTTGGAAGCGAAGCAATCTTCTGAGCATTTTCGGCGGGACAGCGCTTTATATGTTCTTAGTTCAAGTGGTATTTAAATAA